Proteins encoded in a region of the Bactrocera tryoni isolate S06 chromosome 4, CSIRO_BtryS06_freeze2, whole genome shotgun sequence genome:
- the LOC120774274 gene encoding protein yippee, translating into MGRVFLEHIGGSKLFNCAQCQTNLTNRSQLISTRFTGATGRAYLFKRVVNLTFSNVQERVMLTGRHMVRDVMCKSCDAKLGWMYEYATEDAQKYKEGRVILEYALISETEGFQGESGSIH; encoded by the exons ATGGGCCGCGTTTTCCTCGAGCATATTGGCGGCTCGAAACTGTTCAATTGCGCACAGTGCCAGACAAATCTTACCAATCGCAGTCAATTGATAAGTACCAGATTTACAGGTGCAACGG GTCGTGCGTATCTTTTTAAGCGTGTGGTTAATCTGACATTTAGCAATGTCCAAGAACGGGTTATGCTTACGGGTCGACATATGGTACGCGATGTAATGTGTAAAAGCTGCGATGCCAAATTAGGCTGGATGTATGAATACGCCACCGAGGATGCACAAAA ATACAAGGAAGGACGCGTAATTTTAGAGTACGCATTGATAAGCGAGACTGAGGGTTTTCAGGGTGAAAGCGGCTCAATTCATTGA
- the LOC120774275 gene encoding 60S acidic ribosomal protein P1 — protein MSTKAELACVYAALVLVDDDIAVTGEKISTILKAANVDVEPYWPGLFAKALEGINVKDLITNIGSGVGAAAPAGGAAAAGGDAAPAEAKKEEKKKEEEPEESDDDMGFGLFD, from the exons ATGTCTACAAAAGCTGAACTTGCTTGCGTTTACGCTGCTCTCGTCTTGGTTGATGATGATATCGCTGTCACT GGCGAGAAAATCTCGACCATCTTGAAGGCCGCCAATGTTGATGTTGAACCTTACTGGCCCGGTTTGTTCGCCAAGGCTTTGGAAGGTATTAACGTTAAGGACTTGATCACCAACATTGGATCCGGTGTCGGTGCTGCTGCCCCAGCTGGTGGTGCTGCCGCCGCTGGTGGAGATGCTGCTCCAGCTGAGGCCAAGaaagaagagaagaagaagGAGGAAGAACCAGAGGAATCCGACGATGACATGGGCTTCGGTCTCTTCGATTAA
- the LOC120774272 gene encoding probable isoaspartyl peptidase/L-asparaginase GA20639 isoform X1: MRVSTRAKVFFHILIWCFSMALSAEPIVLVHGGAGSITDAQLPVALHGVKTAARVGFETLKCGGSVLDAVQQAVRSMEINPQFNAGYGSVLTWEGKVEMDAAIMNGEDLNAGCVSVVRDIYHPVDLARRVMEKTRHMFLSGEGAMLFAEEENFEILPEGALVTNKSQKALEDYKNSLNATTKKLCNTDLNIGCSCDVQGVLSYSVLKNFLKEYGSQGTVGAVAIDELGNLAAATSTGGITGKMPGRVGDSPLLGAGTYADNEVAAISATGHGETIMRYNVASRILAHIKYENMTAEEASAKVLKDMTQRFEQGAGIISIDKAGNVGVNFTTARMTWAYQRGEELHYGADPNEDKVDIVGEPRLSAMDLCV, encoded by the exons atgcGTGTTAGTACCAGG GCCAAAGTGTTCTTTCATATTCTAATATGGTGCTTTTCAATGGCT CTAAGCGCGGAGCCCATCGTGCTTGTGCACGGCGGAGCCGGTTCCATTACGGATGCCCAATTGCCTGTTGCATTACATGGAGTCAAAACGGCAGCACGCGTCGGTTTCGAGACACTCAAATGTGGCGGCAGTGTCTTGGATGCCGTGCAGCAGGCGGTACGCTCAATGGAAATCAATCCACAATTCAATGCCGGCTATGGTTCAGTGCTCACTTGGGAGGGCAAAGTAGAAATGGATGCAGCCATCATGAACGGTGAGGATTTGAATGCGGGTTGTGTTTCCGTAGTACGCGACATTTATCATCCCGTCGATTTGGCGCGTCGTGTTATGGAGAAAACGCGACACATGTTCCTTTCGGGCGAAGGTGCTATGCTTTTCGCAGAGGAAGAGAATTTCGAAATTCTACCCGAAGGCGCTTTGGTCACGAATAAATCACAGAAAGCACTTGAAGACTATAAGAACAGTTTGAACGCTACGACAAAGAAATTGTGCAATACCGATTTGAATATTGGATGCTCTTGTGATGTACAAGGTGTCCTGTCCTATTCTGTTCTCAAGAATTTCCTCAAAGAATACGGTTCACAAGGAACGGTCGGTGCTGTTGCTATTGATGAATTGGGCAACTTGGCTGCTGCTACTTCCACGGGTGGCATAACAGGCAAAATGCCTGGACGTGTTGGTGATTCACCATTACTAGGTGCTGGCACTTATGCCGATAACGAAGTGGCCGCCATATCGGCTACAGGTCATGGTGAGACAATTATGCGTTACAATGTCGCCTCGCGCATTTTGGCTCacattaaatatgaaaatatgacgGCAGAAGAAGCGTCAGCTAAAGTTCTGAAGGACATGACGCAACGTTTTGAGCAGGGAGCCGGCATAATAAGTATCGACAAGGCCGGCAATGTGGGCGTCAACTTTACAACGGCACGCATGACTTGGGCCTATCAACGCGGTGAAGAGCTACATTACGGTGCTGATCCGAACGAAGATAAGGTCGACATAGTAGGAGAACCTCGGCTAAGCGCTATGGATTTGTGCGTTTAA
- the LOC120774272 gene encoding probable isoaspartyl peptidase/L-asparaginase GA20639 isoform X2: protein MRAKVFFHILIWCFSMALSAEPIVLVHGGAGSITDAQLPVALHGVKTAARVGFETLKCGGSVLDAVQQAVRSMEINPQFNAGYGSVLTWEGKVEMDAAIMNGEDLNAGCVSVVRDIYHPVDLARRVMEKTRHMFLSGEGAMLFAEEENFEILPEGALVTNKSQKALEDYKNSLNATTKKLCNTDLNIGCSCDVQGVLSYSVLKNFLKEYGSQGTVGAVAIDELGNLAAATSTGGITGKMPGRVGDSPLLGAGTYADNEVAAISATGHGETIMRYNVASRILAHIKYENMTAEEASAKVLKDMTQRFEQGAGIISIDKAGNVGVNFTTARMTWAYQRGEELHYGADPNEDKVDIVGEPRLSAMDLCV from the exons atgcGT GCCAAAGTGTTCTTTCATATTCTAATATGGTGCTTTTCAATGGCT CTAAGCGCGGAGCCCATCGTGCTTGTGCACGGCGGAGCCGGTTCCATTACGGATGCCCAATTGCCTGTTGCATTACATGGAGTCAAAACGGCAGCACGCGTCGGTTTCGAGACACTCAAATGTGGCGGCAGTGTCTTGGATGCCGTGCAGCAGGCGGTACGCTCAATGGAAATCAATCCACAATTCAATGCCGGCTATGGTTCAGTGCTCACTTGGGAGGGCAAAGTAGAAATGGATGCAGCCATCATGAACGGTGAGGATTTGAATGCGGGTTGTGTTTCCGTAGTACGCGACATTTATCATCCCGTCGATTTGGCGCGTCGTGTTATGGAGAAAACGCGACACATGTTCCTTTCGGGCGAAGGTGCTATGCTTTTCGCAGAGGAAGAGAATTTCGAAATTCTACCCGAAGGCGCTTTGGTCACGAATAAATCACAGAAAGCACTTGAAGACTATAAGAACAGTTTGAACGCTACGACAAAGAAATTGTGCAATACCGATTTGAATATTGGATGCTCTTGTGATGTACAAGGTGTCCTGTCCTATTCTGTTCTCAAGAATTTCCTCAAAGAATACGGTTCACAAGGAACGGTCGGTGCTGTTGCTATTGATGAATTGGGCAACTTGGCTGCTGCTACTTCCACGGGTGGCATAACAGGCAAAATGCCTGGACGTGTTGGTGATTCACCATTACTAGGTGCTGGCACTTATGCCGATAACGAAGTGGCCGCCATATCGGCTACAGGTCATGGTGAGACAATTATGCGTTACAATGTCGCCTCGCGCATTTTGGCTCacattaaatatgaaaatatgacgGCAGAAGAAGCGTCAGCTAAAGTTCTGAAGGACATGACGCAACGTTTTGAGCAGGGAGCCGGCATAATAAGTATCGACAAGGCCGGCAATGTGGGCGTCAACTTTACAACGGCACGCATGACTTGGGCCTATCAACGCGGTGAAGAGCTACATTACGGTGCTGATCCGAACGAAGATAAGGTCGACATAGTAGGAGAACCTCGGCTAAGCGCTATGGATTTGTGCGTTTAA